From Anaerohalosphaera lusitana, one genomic window encodes:
- a CDS encoding AI-2E family transporter: protein MADQRNRSDACRFSGPNSTFTAIALFALLVLAVFFMWLLRGLLMPVFIALLLAYVFHPLISWLDKHWSWPAWLSVVALILLTAAIFAGFTVWLLPVAINQTSNFLQNLPDYTERVISPITEEFQLGDEVRNQIEKYSQDPKKLLPFIVKGTMRSLDVLGNFFASSTYVLMYITLMLVFFVIFSMHLGPFAQWFTQFLPASKRDEAMTALNKINDAAYAFLRTRLLVALILGSMFSIGWAIAGVPYWFLLGVISGLLSIIPYAAGIGWIAAVLLNVLEAQNGIAGAIVWPTVVYGVAQMLEGWLLTPYLQGEKLNIHPGVVLFAVLAGGTLAGLLGMLLAIPIVAAAQIIFTDHIKPRMLEWAKAN from the coding sequence ATGGCTGACCAAAGAAATAGATCTGATGCATGTCGCTTCAGCGGCCCCAACTCCACTTTCACTGCGATCGCACTTTTTGCCCTGCTCGTCCTCGCGGTCTTTTTCATGTGGCTGCTTCGCGGACTACTCATGCCCGTCTTCATAGCCCTGCTGCTTGCCTACGTCTTTCACCCGCTTATCTCATGGCTCGATAAACATTGGTCCTGGCCTGCCTGGCTCTCCGTCGTCGCCTTGATCCTGCTGACCGCAGCCATCTTCGCCGGCTTCACCGTCTGGCTCCTGCCCGTAGCGATAAACCAGACATCCAACTTCCTGCAGAATCTGCCCGATTACACCGAACGGGTAATAAGCCCCATAACCGAAGAGTTCCAACTGGGCGACGAGGTTCGAAATCAGATCGAAAAGTATTCCCAGGACCCGAAAAAGCTTTTGCCCTTCATCGTCAAAGGCACAATGAGATCCCTCGACGTTCTGGGCAATTTCTTCGCTTCGTCCACCTACGTGCTCATGTATATCACGCTGATGCTCGTATTCTTCGTGATCTTCTCCATGCACCTCGGCCCGTTTGCCCAGTGGTTCACCCAATTCCTGCCGGCCTCGAAAAGGGATGAGGCAATGACAGCACTCAACAAGATAAACGACGCAGCCTACGCATTCCTGAGAACACGCCTGCTCGTCGCTCTCATACTCGGATCCATGTTCTCTATCGGCTGGGCCATTGCAGGCGTACCCTACTGGTTCCTGCTCGGCGTCATCTCCGGCCTGCTAAGCATCATACCCTACGCAGCAGGCATCGGCTGGATCGCTGCCGTGCTGCTAAACGTGCTCGAAGCTCAGAACGGCATCGCAGGAGCCATCGTCTGGCCCACCGTCGTCTACGGCGTCGCACAGATGCTCGAAGGCTGGCTGCTCACACCATACCTGCAGGGCGAAAAACTCAACATCCACCCAGGCGTGGTACTCTTCGCGGTCCTCGCCGGCGGCACACTCGCGGGCCTGCTCGGAATGCTCCTGGCAATACCAATAGTCGCCGCAGCACAAATAATCTTCACCGACCACATCAAACCAAGAATGCTAGAATGGGCAAAAGCAAACTAA
- a CDS encoding right-handed parallel beta-helix repeat-containing protein, whose product MKVTLTRSSPFAVVVLSAFLFFNGPVFAGSLEPTSPPGPTMKTLDEIEPGIPISQEDLPLVIDQPGTYYLTENLQYNQTLGTAISINYTSAVLDMNGYTLRGMNTGTAHGVATYRADAVEIRNGSVSNFSIGVFGDFFTDNCRLTDLNVSGNINRGISLGGGHGNLVRRCTASFNGQAGIYAYSSTTITECMASNNAGQGITGGISNTVRNCIVKDNKWRGIAVGDHSIIEGNTCMNNIDVGIYVGKGSVVRGNCVKGSSVHGIAVTYGCTVTNNTAYENGNIGIHGGNGGTIIGNTAYGNQNFGIAGAAGCLISDNTSRNNVKDGIYAGNDCTVKDNNCFNNGLEGDGAGIRALSNNRIQGNHVTGNDRGIDIDSTGNLIVQNSARSNTTAYTIVGGNTVGSITSDPTTAGPWANFSY is encoded by the coding sequence ATGAAAGTTACACTTACCCGGTCCTCGCCGTTTGCGGTTGTCGTGTTGTCGGCTTTTCTGTTTTTTAACGGTCCTGTGTTCGCGGGCAGTCTTGAGCCAACCAGTCCGCCTGGGCCCACCATGAAGACGCTTGACGAGATAGAGCCGGGTATTCCGATCTCGCAGGAAGACCTGCCGCTGGTGATCGATCAGCCGGGGACCTACTATCTGACTGAGAATCTGCAATATAATCAGACTCTCGGCACAGCAATCTCGATCAATTATACTAGTGCCGTGTTGGACATGAACGGCTATACGCTTAGAGGGATGAACACGGGCACTGCACACGGAGTAGCTACATATCGCGCAGATGCGGTTGAAATTCGCAACGGCAGCGTCTCTAATTTTTCCATTGGGGTGTTTGGTGATTTCTTTACGGATAACTGCCGTTTGACAGATCTCAATGTCTCCGGAAATATCAACCGGGGGATCAGCTTGGGCGGGGGACATGGGAATCTGGTCAGAAGGTGCACGGCTTCATTCAACGGTCAAGCCGGTATTTACGCTTACAGCAGCACCACCATAACCGAATGTATGGCGTCGAACAACGCGGGCCAGGGTATAACGGGAGGTATATCCAACACGGTCCGCAACTGCATAGTCAAAGATAACAAGTGGCGTGGAATAGCTGTCGGCGATCACTCGATTATCGAGGGTAACACCTGCATGAACAATATCGATGTTGGTATTTATGTCGGGAAGGGAAGCGTGGTCAGGGGCAATTGCGTAAAAGGCAGCAGCGTTCATGGAATAGCAGTTACCTACGGATGTACCGTAACCAACAACACGGCGTATGAAAACGGCAACATCGGTATCCACGGGGGCAACGGCGGGACCATTATCGGCAACACAGCATATGGCAATCAGAATTTCGGCATAGCCGGCGCGGCCGGATGCCTGATCAGCGACAACACTTCCCGCAACAATGTCAAGGACGGTATATACGCGGGCAATGACTGTACCGTGAAAGACAACAACTGCTTCAACAACGGCCTTGAAGGGGACGGGGCGGGTATTCGAGCACTTTCGAACAATCGCATCCAGGGCAATCACGTGACAGGAAACGATCGCGGGATCGATATTGATTCGACGGGTAATCTGATCGTGCAGAACAGTGCCCGTTCGAATACGACTGCGTACACCATTGTCGGGGGCAATACCGTTGGGAGTATAACTTCCGATCCGACGACCGCGGGTCCGTGGGCAAACTTCAGCTATTGA
- a CDS encoding sulfatase-like hydrolase/transferase, with protein MNAGRYNRRDFLKLAGFAAGAAVTGCTGAAQNAGSNGGKSGKPLNFVFILADDLGWKDLGVYGSEFYETPNIDRLASEGMLFTDGYAACPVCSPTRASIMAGKYPARMDTTDWFGAPQPHNVRGHWLKKPLLPAPYVPQLPLEEVTIPEALKQHGYKTFFAGKWHLGHEGFYPEDQGFDVNIGGYFRGGPYTGKRYFSPYDNPKMENGPEGEHLPIRLGKETAKFVTENKERPFLAYLSFYSVHTPLMTTEELKKKYQQKKKEMGLEAEWGKQGERRERLVQEHAVYAGMVEAMDTAVGIVLDELEEQGLAENTAVMFMSDNGGLSTSEGHPTSNVPLRAGKGWIYEGGIREPWIVKWPGVTKPGSTCDEPVISTDFYPTMLDMAGLPLMPEQHKDGVSIVPLLEGGDSLDREAIFWHYPHYGNQGGSPSAAVRAGEYKLIEWYEDDSVELYNLEKDISEEHDLSEKMPEKTAELRMMLHEWQEEVDAKMPKRNPNAAE; from the coding sequence ATGAATGCAGGCAGGTATAACCGTCGTGATTTTTTGAAGCTGGCGGGTTTTGCTGCGGGTGCGGCGGTGACCGGGTGTACGGGAGCTGCGCAGAATGCTGGGAGCAATGGCGGCAAGTCCGGCAAGCCGTTGAATTTTGTATTTATTCTGGCTGACGATCTGGGGTGGAAGGATCTGGGCGTTTACGGCAGTGAGTTTTATGAGACGCCGAATATTGACCGGCTTGCAAGCGAGGGGATGCTGTTTACGGACGGCTATGCAGCGTGTCCGGTATGCTCGCCGACGCGAGCGAGCATCATGGCGGGCAAGTATCCGGCGCGTATGGATACGACCGACTGGTTCGGTGCGCCTCAGCCGCATAATGTGCGCGGGCACTGGCTGAAGAAACCTTTGCTGCCTGCTCCTTACGTGCCGCAACTGCCTCTTGAAGAGGTTACGATCCCGGAAGCGTTGAAGCAGCACGGTTACAAAACATTCTTTGCGGGTAAGTGGCATCTTGGCCATGAGGGTTTTTATCCTGAGGATCAGGGGTTTGATGTTAACATCGGCGGTTATTTCCGCGGAGGGCCTTACACCGGTAAGCGCTACTTTTCGCCTTATGATAATCCCAAGATGGAGAACGGGCCCGAGGGCGAGCATCTGCCGATCCGCCTGGGTAAGGAGACCGCCAAGTTCGTAACTGAAAACAAAGAGAGGCCTTTCCTGGCGTACCTGTCTTTCTATTCGGTGCATACGCCTTTGATGACGACGGAGGAGCTGAAGAAGAAGTATCAGCAGAAGAAAAAGGAAATGGGGCTGGAGGCTGAGTGGGGCAAGCAGGGCGAACGGCGAGAAAGACTCGTACAGGAGCATGCTGTGTATGCCGGGATGGTCGAGGCGATGGATACGGCGGTTGGTATCGTGCTGGATGAGCTCGAAGAGCAGGGTCTGGCTGAGAATACGGCAGTGATGTTCATGTCGGACAACGGCGGGCTGAGTACGTCGGAAGGGCATCCGACGAGCAATGTGCCGCTGCGTGCGGGCAAGGGATGGATCTACGAAGGCGGGATACGTGAGCCGTGGATCGTGAAGTGGCCGGGCGTTACGAAGCCGGGAAGCACGTGTGATGAGCCGGTTATCAGTACGGACTTTTATCCGACGATGCTGGATATGGCGGGACTGCCTTTGATGCCGGAACAGCATAAGGACGGGGTTAGTATTGTGCCTTTGCTCGAGGGCGGTGATTCGCTGGATCGGGAGGCGATCTTCTGGCACTATCCGCATTACGGGAACCAGGGCGGTAGTCCGTCAGCAGCGGTTCGGGCGGGTGAGTACAAGCTGATCGAGTGGTATGAGGATGACAGTGTTGAGCTGTATAATCTGGAGAAGGACATCAGTGAGGAGCATGACCTGTCGGAGAAGATGCCAGAGAAGACGGCAGAGCTTCGCATGATGCTGCACGAATGGCAGGAAGAGGTGGACGCGAAGATGCCGAAACGGAATCCGAATGCCGCGGAGTGA
- a CDS encoding citramalate synthase: protein METLKIYDTTLRDGMQAEGVSFSLEDKLLIARRLDEFGLDYIEGGYPLSNPKEEAFFKQVMEMDLANARICAFGNTKRKGVKVEEDTCMRALLDCGAPVTTIVGKSWDMHVTDVLRCSLEDNLKIVDESVRYLKSQGREVVFDAEHFFDGYKANPEYAMKVAAAAAEAGADALVLCETNGGCLPQEVFDITEAVCKSFPGVTVGMHAHNDSDCAVANSVTAVAAGARHIQGTINGLGERTGNANLCTIIPNLAFKMSFPALKKDKRKAMTALRRLYNLPATDKKAMSENLRFTSEVVYGPEKRSIGSTIKNIGQGGQDVEKVRAAIDNNLEIIASDEGKLAAALKNCFDVLPGKDLTKLTELSHFVFEIANLSPITSMPYVGESAFAHKGGLHIDALRKNETTYEHISPGLVGNERRFLISELSGSANVLAKLERRGLAQDKELARGLLKQVQDMENEGYQFEAAEASFDILIKKALGQYRPAFDLERYHVTMEQRPSGERITEATVKLQVDGVTEHTVSEGDGPVNALDLALRKSLENFYPQLKDVRLIDYKVRVVNPRAATAARVRVVIESRDSESIWGTVGVSENLVDASWKALVDSIEYKLLKDANALDTKES, encoded by the coding sequence ATGGAAACACTGAAGATCTACGATACGACGTTACGAGATGGAATGCAGGCCGAGGGCGTGAGTTTTTCGCTCGAGGATAAATTGCTGATCGCCCGCCGGCTGGACGAGTTCGGGCTGGATTATATCGAGGGCGGGTATCCGCTGAGCAATCCGAAGGAAGAGGCGTTTTTCAAGCAGGTCATGGAGATGGATCTGGCGAACGCGAGGATATGTGCTTTCGGCAATACTAAACGCAAGGGCGTGAAGGTCGAAGAGGATACTTGCATGCGGGCACTGCTGGACTGCGGCGCGCCGGTGACGACGATCGTGGGCAAGAGCTGGGATATGCATGTGACGGATGTGCTGCGGTGTTCGCTGGAGGACAACCTGAAGATCGTGGACGAATCGGTGCGTTATCTGAAGTCGCAGGGGCGCGAGGTTGTTTTTGACGCTGAGCATTTCTTTGACGGCTATAAGGCGAATCCTGAGTACGCGATGAAGGTTGCGGCTGCGGCTGCTGAGGCGGGTGCGGATGCGCTTGTTCTTTGCGAGACCAACGGCGGATGTCTGCCGCAGGAAGTTTTCGATATCACCGAGGCTGTTTGCAAATCGTTCCCGGGCGTTACGGTGGGAATGCATGCTCACAATGACAGTGATTGTGCGGTGGCGAATTCCGTTACGGCTGTCGCTGCCGGGGCACGTCACATACAGGGTACGATCAACGGGCTGGGCGAGCGGACGGGCAATGCGAATCTGTGCACGATCATTCCGAACCTGGCGTTCAAGATGAGTTTCCCGGCGCTGAAGAAGGATAAGAGAAAAGCGATGACGGCGCTGAGGCGGCTGTATAATCTGCCAGCGACGGATAAGAAGGCCATGTCGGAAAATCTTCGCTTTACGAGTGAGGTGGTTTACGGTCCTGAAAAGCGGAGCATCGGTTCAACGATAAAGAATATCGGTCAGGGCGGTCAGGATGTCGAGAAGGTGCGGGCCGCGATCGATAACAATCTGGAGATAATCGCAAGTGACGAGGGCAAGCTTGCTGCGGCGCTGAAGAACTGCTTCGATGTGCTGCCGGGCAAGGATCTGACCAAGCTGACGGAGCTGAGTCACTTCGTGTTCGAGATCGCGAATCTGTCGCCGATCACGTCGATGCCTTATGTTGGTGAGAGCGCGTTCGCTCACAAGGGCGGGCTGCATATCGATGCACTTCGCAAGAACGAAACGACTTATGAACACATCAGCCCGGGGCTGGTCGGTAATGAAAGGCGTTTCCTCATCTCGGAGCTTTCGGGTTCGGCGAATGTGCTGGCGAAGCTCGAACGGCGCGGCCTGGCTCAGGACAAGGAGCTTGCACGCGGGCTGCTCAAGCAGGTGCAGGACATGGAGAACGAGGGGTATCAGTTCGAGGCTGCGGAAGCGAGTTTCGACATACTGATCAAGAAGGCGCTGGGGCAGTATCGGCCCGCGTTCGATCTGGAACGGTATCACGTTACGATGGAGCAGCGGCCGAGCGGTGAACGGATCACCGAGGCGACCGTCAAGCTGCAGGTGGATGGAGTGACCGAGCATACGGTGAGTGAGGGTGACGGGCCGGTTAATGCGCTGGACCTTGCGTTGCGTAAGTCGCTTGAGAATTTTTATCCGCAGCTCAAGGATGTTCGGCTGATCGATTATAAGGTGCGGGTGGTCAATCCACGTGCCGCGACCGCTGCCCGTGTGCGGGTTGTTATCGAATCGCGCGACAGCGAGAGCATCTGGGGGACGGTCGGTGTTAGTGAGAACCTGGTCGACGCTTCTTGGAAGGCGCTGGTGGACAGTATCGAGTATAAACTGCTCAAGGACGCGAATGCACTGGATACGAAAGAAAGCTGA
- a CDS encoding type II secretion system protein → MRRQDRPKAFTLIELLVVIAIIALLLSIMMPALGIVKEKAKAVVCQSQVRDWGLAWTLYANDHDGTNLNHESAYFWFYKIAPYFSSSNFADNRGSAEGAMEVLVCPSTKPWSDAGNNSFGWGGYGRADMCWEWRRSADQGDDGSYTQGSYIASNWMMSNTGNANAYENISEAKSDAPILADGGFLRVSPTSEEAETSTELVNLQGDGKGDNLPMSDSIERLLLDRHGMATNVVFADAHAERVDLEDMWSLKWHKSFERVDKLELPSR, encoded by the coding sequence ATGCGAAGACAAGATAGACCAAAAGCGTTTACTTTGATAGAACTACTTGTAGTAATCGCCATTATTGCACTCCTTCTATCTATAATGATGCCGGCACTGGGGATAGTTAAGGAAAAAGCAAAGGCAGTCGTCTGCCAAAGCCAGGTACGCGACTGGGGTCTGGCATGGACCCTCTATGCAAACGACCATGACGGCACAAACCTGAACCACGAATCCGCCTATTTCTGGTTCTACAAGATCGCCCCATATTTTTCGAGCAGTAACTTTGCCGATAACAGAGGTTCCGCCGAAGGTGCAATGGAAGTACTGGTGTGCCCTTCAACAAAACCGTGGAGCGATGCAGGTAACAACAGTTTCGGTTGGGGCGGATACGGCAGAGCTGATATGTGCTGGGAATGGCGAAGATCTGCGGATCAGGGCGATGACGGCAGTTACACACAAGGCTCTTACATCGCAAGCAACTGGATGATGAGTAATACCGGCAATGCGAACGCTTACGAAAATATCAGCGAGGCCAAAAGTGATGCACCCATTCTCGCAGACGGAGGCTTTCTTCGTGTATCACCAACATCAGAAGAAGCAGAAACTTCCACAGAACTCGTCAATTTACAGGGAGACGGCAAGGGTGATAACCTGCCCATGAGCGACTCGATAGAAAGACTTCTGCTGGACCGCCACGGCATGGCCACCAACGTCGTTTTCGCCGACGCACACGCAGAACGCGTTGATCTCGAGGATATGTGGTCGCTAAAATGGCACAAAAGCTTTGAGCGAGTGGATAAACTGGAGCTGCCCTCACGGTAA
- a CDS encoding type II secretion system protein, producing the protein MKSKRKQKAFTLIELLVVIAIIALLLSIMMPALGMVKEKARAVICRSNIRQWGTLFALYTNDYNGTLPPHWSDNRTPGNPSGTWIISMESYYGGANVDDEQISVCPSTKKGKETEGATDPHTWIWEETASDGRIYRNSYAINNYASSTTSGIQGLWERTGQKQSNNIPLFMEGWRWGGGFSERHMSDDVPPTRDEITKSVNYPTGRYLVDRHDLAINVLFMDSHVEEVGFKALWDLKWHKTYDTNGDYPDWPEWMKNAKGEK; encoded by the coding sequence ATGAAGTCCAAAAGAAAGCAAAAAGCTTTTACTCTCATCGAACTGCTGGTCGTAATAGCCATCATCGCACTCCTGCTGTCGATCATGATGCCCGCACTGGGCATGGTAAAAGAAAAGGCCCGAGCCGTCATCTGCCGATCTAACATCCGGCAGTGGGGCACTCTCTTCGCGCTCTACACAAACGATTACAACGGAACCTTGCCGCCCCATTGGAGTGACAATAGAACACCCGGCAATCCCAGCGGCACATGGATTATCTCGATGGAATCATACTACGGAGGCGCAAACGTAGATGATGAACAGATCTCCGTATGTCCTTCGACCAAAAAAGGCAAAGAGACAGAAGGCGCGACTGACCCGCACACATGGATTTGGGAGGAAACTGCATCCGACGGTAGAATTTACAGAAACAGCTATGCAATTAACAACTATGCCTCTAGTACCACAAGTGGGATACAAGGTCTCTGGGAGAGAACAGGCCAGAAACAAAGTAACAATATACCGCTGTTCATGGAAGGCTGGCGGTGGGGTGGAGGATTTAGTGAACGTCACATGAGCGACGATGTTCCCCCAACCAGGGACGAAATAACAAAGTCTGTTAACTATCCGACTGGCCGCTATCTTGTTGACAGACATGACCTGGCTATCAACGTGCTTTTCATGGACAGCCACGTCGAAGAAGTCGGCTTCAAGGCCCTCTGGGACCTCAAGTGGCACAAGACCTATGACACTAATGGCGACTACCCTGACTGGCCCGAATGGATGAAAAACGCAAAGGGCGAAAAATAA
- a CDS encoding ATP-binding protein — protein sequence MKRAVEKQVLMWKDSSRRKPLIIRGARQVGKTWLVENFLARQFDSFVKIDLEKRRDIHNYFEGDLDPETILPYLELESGRIIPGKTLLFFDEIQACPRAIMALRYFYEQMPELHVVAAGSLLEFAFGEISIPVGRVQYLYMHPMTFYEYLLAMGKETMAEFMLKPPSEVAPEIQRKILSELKSYFFVGGMPECVKTYRDSNSMIEAFNVQSEILDSYRDDFSKYTPSIDITCLDSVFLNVAKSIGEQLKYTRLNAAHSGQMNHKAFDLLVKAKIIHKIPSCDPSGLPLGASANQKKFKAAILDIGLLQRLCQVPVELELKQKNLLAMYRGILAEQFVAQELLAKDGSELYYWARQARGSSAEVDYLAVRNGQIYPVEVKSGAGGSLKSLHLMLAKYSNCPEGIVLYSGTFNELPEQKIVFMPLYSATTISD from the coding sequence TTGAAACGAGCAGTTGAAAAACAGGTCTTAATGTGGAAAGATTCATCACGGCGTAAGCCTTTGATTATCCGAGGTGCACGTCAGGTGGGCAAAACATGGCTGGTTGAGAACTTTCTGGCCAGGCAGTTTGACAGTTTCGTCAAAATTGACCTGGAAAAACGACGCGATATTCATAACTATTTTGAAGGCGATCTTGACCCTGAGACCATACTGCCCTATTTGGAACTGGAGTCAGGCAGGATCATTCCCGGCAAAACGCTGCTTTTCTTCGATGAGATCCAGGCCTGCCCCCGAGCTATCATGGCCCTGCGGTATTTCTATGAGCAGATGCCCGAGTTGCATGTAGTTGCAGCAGGTTCGCTTCTGGAGTTTGCTTTTGGCGAAATATCTATTCCGGTCGGACGTGTGCAGTATCTGTACATGCATCCGATGACATTCTATGAATATCTGCTCGCAATGGGCAAAGAAACCATGGCGGAGTTTATGCTGAAACCCCCATCTGAAGTCGCTCCGGAAATTCAGAGAAAGATACTCAGTGAACTGAAAAGCTATTTTTTTGTCGGCGGCATGCCTGAATGTGTAAAGACCTATCGAGATTCCAATTCGATGATCGAGGCGTTCAATGTGCAATCGGAAATACTCGATTCATATCGCGATGATTTTTCGAAATACACCCCCAGCATCGACATTACCTGCCTGGACTCCGTTTTTCTCAATGTAGCTAAAAGCATCGGCGAGCAGTTGAAATATACCCGGCTAAATGCCGCTCACTCGGGGCAGATGAACCATAAAGCGTTTGACCTGCTGGTAAAGGCCAAAATCATTCATAAAATCCCCTCCTGTGACCCATCAGGCCTGCCACTGGGGGCTAGTGCCAACCAAAAGAAATTTAAAGCCGCAATACTGGACATCGGTCTTTTGCAGCGATTGTGCCAGGTTCCCGTTGAACTGGAACTGAAACAGAAAAACCTTCTGGCTATGTATCGAGGCATTTTAGCCGAACAGTTTGTCGCACAGGAACTGCTGGCAAAAGATGGCTCCGAACTTTACTATTGGGCAAGACAAGCACGCGGAAGCAGCGCTGAAGTGGATTACCTCGCAGTTCGTAACGGTCAGATATATCCCGTCGAGGTCAAATCCGGCGCAGGCGGAAGTCTGAAAAGCCTTCACCTTATGCTTGCCAAATATTCAAACTGCCCCGAGGGCATTGTGCTTTACAGCGGAACTTTCAATGAACTGCCGGAACAAAAAATCGTCTTCATGCCGCTATACAGTGCGACCACGATTAGTGATTGA
- a CDS encoding sulfatase-like hydrolase/transferase, which yields MAGLSRREFLKSASIITASTCLPRFASAAESKRKNIVLIMADDIGFECFGCYGSEMYDTPNIDRLAANGIRFTHCYSQPLCTPSRVKLMTGKSNIRNYVGFSLLDGSQETFAHLLKSAGYKTCVAGKWQLYGAEHYSEETRGKGTLPEDAGFDTHCLWQVDKLGGRYWGPLLHIDGANRQFPKDVYGPDVCCDHICDFIKNAGEKPFFAYYPMILVHNPFPVTPDSENPESSDKQKNFADMVTYMDKLVGRIINTVKDEGLEKDTVVMFVGDNGTNRSIESKLGSQTIRGGKGKTTDYGTRVPFISSTLGETGSQVCDDLVDFSDFFPTVAGLAGASMPSDVKIDGCSFLPRLTGGKANPREAIFMYYYPWPIKGWKPETRFARDKRFKLYGDGRLYDVEKDVLEKHPVLESSDTEETRAVRLKLQKVMDSMPDEPEMIRKK from the coding sequence ATGGCAGGTCTCAGTCGTCGAGAGTTTTTGAAGTCTGCATCTATTATTACGGCGTCAACATGTTTGCCGCGATTTGCTTCCGCAGCGGAGAGTAAGCGGAAAAATATTGTTCTGATCATGGCAGATGACATCGGTTTTGAGTGTTTTGGATGTTACGGCAGTGAGATGTACGATACGCCAAATATCGATCGGCTTGCAGCGAATGGGATACGTTTTACTCACTGCTATTCTCAGCCTCTGTGCACTCCCAGCCGCGTGAAACTGATGACTGGGAAGTCAAATATTCGCAATTATGTGGGTTTCAGTCTGCTTGACGGATCCCAGGAAACTTTTGCACACTTGTTGAAGTCCGCTGGCTACAAAACGTGTGTGGCGGGCAAATGGCAGCTCTATGGGGCCGAGCATTACTCTGAAGAGACAAGAGGAAAAGGTACGCTGCCAGAAGATGCCGGCTTTGATACGCACTGTCTGTGGCAGGTAGACAAGCTGGGCGGGAGGTACTGGGGGCCTCTGCTTCATATCGACGGGGCCAACAGACAGTTCCCTAAAGATGTTTATGGTCCTGACGTGTGCTGTGATCACATATGTGATTTCATAAAAAATGCTGGTGAGAAGCCGTTTTTTGCCTACTACCCAATGATACTTGTGCACAATCCATTCCCTGTGACACCCGACAGTGAGAACCCCGAAAGCAGTGATAAGCAGAAGAATTTTGCGGACATGGTCACCTATATGGACAAACTCGTCGGCAGAATTATCAATACGGTAAAGGATGAGGGGCTGGAGAAAGATACTGTGGTAATGTTCGTTGGAGACAACGGTACCAATAGGAGCATTGAGTCTAAGCTTGGTTCGCAAACGATCAGGGGCGGTAAGGGCAAGACGACAGATTACGGGACGCGGGTTCCGTTTATTTCCAGCACTCTTGGGGAAACCGGTTCGCAGGTCTGCGATGACCTTGTTGATTTCAGTGATTTCTTCCCAACGGTTGCTGGGCTTGCCGGTGCGTCAATGCCTTCAGATGTAAAAATCGATGGCTGCAGTTTTTTACCTCGATTGACGGGAGGGAAAGCCAATCCGCGTGAAGCTATTTTCATGTATTACTATCCATGGCCCATTAAAGGGTGGAAACCGGAGACCCGATTTGCTCGTGACAAACGCTTTAAGCTTTATGGCGACGGCAGACTTTACGATGTAGAGAAAGACGTGCTCGAGAAGCATCCTGTTCTTGAAAGTAGCGATACTGAAGAAACCAGGGCCGTTCGTCTGAAACTGCAAAAGGTTATGGACTCGATGCCTGATGAGCCTGAGATGATAAGGAAGAAGTAG